Proteins from one Enoplosus armatus isolate fEnoArm2 chromosome 4, fEnoArm2.hap1, whole genome shotgun sequence genomic window:
- the atp6v0a2b gene encoding V-type proton ATPase 116 kDa subunit a isoform X2 translates to MCLAQLFLQSGSAYDCISELGELGLVEFRDLNPSVNAFQRKHVNEIKKCEEMERILGYLLREVKKADISLPEGDVNPVAPLPKHVMAIMDQLQRLEVELGEVTRNKEKLQRNLLELTEYTHMLRITRNFVQRTAEVSVSSHNPLQVQYEEFPFLEKDTMMDYSSMQRLGAKLGFISGLLQRVKIEAFERMLWRVCKGYTILSYAEVEEYLEDPDTGEPTKSVVFLISYWGDQIGQKVKKICDCYHCHLYPYPSSNEERNDVVEGLKTRIQDLHTVLHRTEDYLRQVLIKASESVYTWVIQVKKMKAIYYILNLCSFDVTNKCLIAEVWCPVDDIPTLQRALEEGSRKSGATVPSFVNRIPTNDTPPTLIRTNKFTSGFQNIVDAYGVGNYREVNPAPFTIITFPFLFAVMFGDLGHGVIMAVFAFWMVLYENNRKLKNTRNEIWNTFFEGRYIILMMGLFSIYTGLIYNDCFSKSLNIFGSGWSVNAMFTEKVWKKEDIFGNRFLTLDPNVTGVFRRPYPLGIDPIWNLASNRLTFLNSYKMKMSVILGIIHMSFGVILSTYNHLHFRKKYNLYLVFLPELLFLLCLFGYLVFMIIYKWLVFSAKDSRHAPSILIHFINMFLMQGDAVQPLYPGQTGFQVFLVVIALLSVPVLLLGKPIYLYWLHNGSHRLGMYRVRGYERVRRNSEEELCLMRAHDMEEGSSHSDLSTSGERQTEEFDLADELLHQAIHTIEYCLGCVSNTASYLRLWALSLAHAQLSEVLWAMVMRVGLRMDTSLGVLFLVPVFGLFAVLTVSILLVMEGLSAFLHALRLHWVEFQNKFYSGTGVKFCPFSFSLLPSSFEHDGLL, encoded by the exons ATGTGTCTGGCCCAACTGTTTCTACAGTCTGGATCAGCATACGACTGCATCAGTGAACTTGGAGAACTGGGGCTTGTGGAGTTCAGAGAC CTCAATCCCAGCGTTAACGCATTCCAGCGAAAACATGTCAATGAGATCAAAAAATgtgaagagatggagaggatcCTTG gATACCTTCTTAGGGAAGTCAAGAAAGCAGACATTTCACTGCCAGAAGGAGACGTGAACCCAGTGGCTCCTTTACCCAAGCATGTCATGGCTATAATG GATCAGCTGCAGAGGCTAGAAGTGGAGTTAGGTGAAGTCACCAGGAATAaagagaagctgcagagaaatCTGCTGGAGCTGacagagtacacacacatgctgcgcATCACCCGCAACTTTGTACAGAGAACTGCTGAGGTTAGTGTGTCATCCCATAAT CCCCTACAAGTACAATACGAGGAGTTTCCTTTCCttgaaaaagacacaatgaTGGACTACAGCAGCATGCAGAGGCTAGGAGCCAAACTGGG TTTCATTTCTGGGCTTCTTCAGAGGGTGAAGATCGAGGCCTTTGAGCGGATGCTTTGGAGAGTATGTAAAGGCTACACCATCCTCAGCTATGCTGAGGTCGAGGAGTATCTGGAAGATCCTGACACG GGTGAGCCTACCAAAAGTGTCGTGTTCCTGATCTCTTACTGGGGAGACCAAATTGGCCAGAAAGTGAAGAAGATCTGTGACTG CTACCACTGTCACTTGTATCCCTATCCCAGTAGCAATGAGGAGAGGAATGATGTTGTGGAAGGACTGAAAACTCGCATTCAGGACCTGCACACG GTACTTCACAGGACTGAGGACTACCTGAGACAGGTCCTGATTAAGGCTTCAGAATCTGTCTACACCTGGGTCATCCAGGTCAAGAAGATGAAGGCCATCTACTATATTCTGAACCTGTGTAGTTTTGATGTTACTAACAAGTGTCTGATCGCTGAGGTGTGGTGTCCTGTCGATGACATTCCCACCCTGCAGAGGGCCCTAGAAGAAGGATCG agaaaaagcgGAGCGACAGTTCCTTCCTTTGTCAATCGTATCCCCACTAACGACACTCCCCCCACCCTGATAAGGACCAACAAATTTACCTCTGGCTTCCAGAACATTGTGGATGCCTATGGAGTGGGCAATTACAGGGAGGTTAACCCTG ctCCTTTCACAATCATCACTTTCCCATTCCtgtttgctgtgatgtttgGGGACCTGGGTCATGGAGTTATCATGGCTGTGTTTGCTTTCTGGATGGTGCTGTACGAGAACAACCGcaaacttaaaaacacaaggaaTGAG atctgGAACACATTCTTTGAGGGGCGTTATATAATCCTGATGATGGGCCTGTTCTCCATCTATACTGGCTTGATATACAATGACTGTTTCTCAAAGTCCCTCAACATCTTTGGTTCTGGATGGAGTGTGAATGCCATGTTCACAGAGAAGGTGTGGAA GAAAGAAGATATCTTTGGGAATCGTTTTCTGACTCTGGATCCAAACGTTACAGGAGTTTTCAGAAGACCGTACCCTCTGGGAATTGACCCG ATTTGGAACTTGGCATCCAACCGCCTTACATTTCTGAACTCCTATAAGATGAAGATGTCAGTGATATTGGGCATCATACACATGAGCTTCGGGGTCATCCTCAGTACTTATAATCACTT GCACTTTAGGAAGAAGTACAACCTGTACTTGGTATTTCTCCCTGAGCTCCTGttcctgctgtgtctgtttggCTACCTGGTGTTCATGATAATATACAAGTGGCTGGTCTTCTCTGCTAAGGACTCCAGACACGCCCCGAGCATCCTCATCCACTTCATAAACATGTTCCTCATGCAGGGTGATGCAGTGCAGCCCCTCTACCCAGGACAG ACTGGCTTCCAGGTGTTTCTGGTGGTCATTGCTCTTCTCTCAGTGCCTGTCTTACTCCTGGGGAAACCCATCTACCTTTATTGGCTTCACAATGGAAGCCACCGCTTAGGAATGTACAGGGTGAGG GGATATGAGCGTGTGCGGCGTAACAGTGAAGAGGAGCTCTGCCTGATGAGGGCTCATGACATGGAGGAGGGCAGCAGTCACAGTGATCTCTCCACTAGCGGAGAGCGCCAGACAGAGGAG TTCGACCTTGCAGATGAGTTGCTGCATCAGGCCATCCACACCATAGAGTATTGCCTTGGCTGCGTCTCCAACACAGCCTCCTACCTGAGACTCTGGGCTCTGAGCCTGGCACATGCCC AGCTATCAGAGGTGCTGTGGGCCATGGTGATGCGAGTAGGACTTCGAATGGACACCAGTCTCGGGGTTTTATTCCTGGTGCCTGTGTTTGGCCTGTTTGCTGTTCTCACTGTGTCCATCCTCCTGGTAATGGAGGGTCTGTCTGCATTCCTTCATGCCCTCCGTCTGCACTG GGTGGAGTTTCAGAATAAATTCTACAGTGGGACTGGAGTCAA
- the atp6v0a2b gene encoding V-type proton ATPase 116 kDa subunit a isoform X1 translates to MSSLLRGEEMCLAQLFLQSGSAYDCISELGELGLVEFRDLNPSVNAFQRKHVNEIKKCEEMERILGYLLREVKKADISLPEGDVNPVAPLPKHVMAIMDQLQRLEVELGEVTRNKEKLQRNLLELTEYTHMLRITRNFVQRTAEREPLQVQYEEFPFLEKDTMMDYSSMQRLGAKLGFISGLLQRVKIEAFERMLWRVCKGYTILSYAEVEEYLEDPDTGEPTKSVVFLISYWGDQIGQKVKKICDCYHCHLYPYPSSNEERNDVVEGLKTRIQDLHTVLHRTEDYLRQVLIKASESVYTWVIQVKKMKAIYYILNLCSFDVTNKCLIAEVWCPVDDIPTLQRALEEGSRKSGATVPSFVNRIPTNDTPPTLIRTNKFTSGFQNIVDAYGVGNYREVNPAPFTIITFPFLFAVMFGDLGHGVIMAVFAFWMVLYENNRKLKNTRNEIWNTFFEGRYIILMMGLFSIYTGLIYNDCFSKSLNIFGSGWSVNAMFTEKVWKKEDIFGNRFLTLDPNVTGVFRRPYPLGIDPIWNLASNRLTFLNSYKMKMSVILGIIHMSFGVILSTYNHLHFRKKYNLYLVFLPELLFLLCLFGYLVFMIIYKWLVFSAKDSRHAPSILIHFINMFLMQGDAVQPLYPGQTGFQVFLVVIALLSVPVLLLGKPIYLYWLHNGSHRLGMYRGYERVRRNSEEELCLMRAHDMEEGSSHSDLSTSGERQTEEFDLADELLHQAIHTIEYCLGCVSNTASYLRLWALSLAHAQLSEVLWAMVMRVGLRMDTSLGVLFLVPVFGLFAVLTVSILLVMEGLSAFLHALRLHWVEFQNKFYSGTGVKFCPFSFSLLPSSFEHDGLL, encoded by the exons ATGAGCTCTCTGCTCCGAGGTGAAGAGATGTGTCTGGCCCAACTGTTTCTACAGTCTGGATCAGCATACGACTGCATCAGTGAACTTGGAGAACTGGGGCTTGTGGAGTTCAGAGAC CTCAATCCCAGCGTTAACGCATTCCAGCGAAAACATGTCAATGAGATCAAAAAATgtgaagagatggagaggatcCTTG gATACCTTCTTAGGGAAGTCAAGAAAGCAGACATTTCACTGCCAGAAGGAGACGTGAACCCAGTGGCTCCTTTACCCAAGCATGTCATGGCTATAATG GATCAGCTGCAGAGGCTAGAAGTGGAGTTAGGTGAAGTCACCAGGAATAaagagaagctgcagagaaatCTGCTGGAGCTGacagagtacacacacatgctgcgcATCACCCGCAACTTTGTACAGAGAACTGCTGAG CGAGAGCCCCTACAAGTACAATACGAGGAGTTTCCTTTCCttgaaaaagacacaatgaTGGACTACAGCAGCATGCAGAGGCTAGGAGCCAAACTGGG TTTCATTTCTGGGCTTCTTCAGAGGGTGAAGATCGAGGCCTTTGAGCGGATGCTTTGGAGAGTATGTAAAGGCTACACCATCCTCAGCTATGCTGAGGTCGAGGAGTATCTGGAAGATCCTGACACG GGTGAGCCTACCAAAAGTGTCGTGTTCCTGATCTCTTACTGGGGAGACCAAATTGGCCAGAAAGTGAAGAAGATCTGTGACTG CTACCACTGTCACTTGTATCCCTATCCCAGTAGCAATGAGGAGAGGAATGATGTTGTGGAAGGACTGAAAACTCGCATTCAGGACCTGCACACG GTACTTCACAGGACTGAGGACTACCTGAGACAGGTCCTGATTAAGGCTTCAGAATCTGTCTACACCTGGGTCATCCAGGTCAAGAAGATGAAGGCCATCTACTATATTCTGAACCTGTGTAGTTTTGATGTTACTAACAAGTGTCTGATCGCTGAGGTGTGGTGTCCTGTCGATGACATTCCCACCCTGCAGAGGGCCCTAGAAGAAGGATCG agaaaaagcgGAGCGACAGTTCCTTCCTTTGTCAATCGTATCCCCACTAACGACACTCCCCCCACCCTGATAAGGACCAACAAATTTACCTCTGGCTTCCAGAACATTGTGGATGCCTATGGAGTGGGCAATTACAGGGAGGTTAACCCTG ctCCTTTCACAATCATCACTTTCCCATTCCtgtttgctgtgatgtttgGGGACCTGGGTCATGGAGTTATCATGGCTGTGTTTGCTTTCTGGATGGTGCTGTACGAGAACAACCGcaaacttaaaaacacaaggaaTGAG atctgGAACACATTCTTTGAGGGGCGTTATATAATCCTGATGATGGGCCTGTTCTCCATCTATACTGGCTTGATATACAATGACTGTTTCTCAAAGTCCCTCAACATCTTTGGTTCTGGATGGAGTGTGAATGCCATGTTCACAGAGAAGGTGTGGAA GAAAGAAGATATCTTTGGGAATCGTTTTCTGACTCTGGATCCAAACGTTACAGGAGTTTTCAGAAGACCGTACCCTCTGGGAATTGACCCG ATTTGGAACTTGGCATCCAACCGCCTTACATTTCTGAACTCCTATAAGATGAAGATGTCAGTGATATTGGGCATCATACACATGAGCTTCGGGGTCATCCTCAGTACTTATAATCACTT GCACTTTAGGAAGAAGTACAACCTGTACTTGGTATTTCTCCCTGAGCTCCTGttcctgctgtgtctgtttggCTACCTGGTGTTCATGATAATATACAAGTGGCTGGTCTTCTCTGCTAAGGACTCCAGACACGCCCCGAGCATCCTCATCCACTTCATAAACATGTTCCTCATGCAGGGTGATGCAGTGCAGCCCCTCTACCCAGGACAG ACTGGCTTCCAGGTGTTTCTGGTGGTCATTGCTCTTCTCTCAGTGCCTGTCTTACTCCTGGGGAAACCCATCTACCTTTATTGGCTTCACAATGGAAGCCACCGCTTAGGAATGTACAGG GGATATGAGCGTGTGCGGCGTAACAGTGAAGAGGAGCTCTGCCTGATGAGGGCTCATGACATGGAGGAGGGCAGCAGTCACAGTGATCTCTCCACTAGCGGAGAGCGCCAGACAGAGGAG TTCGACCTTGCAGATGAGTTGCTGCATCAGGCCATCCACACCATAGAGTATTGCCTTGGCTGCGTCTCCAACACAGCCTCCTACCTGAGACTCTGGGCTCTGAGCCTGGCACATGCCC AGCTATCAGAGGTGCTGTGGGCCATGGTGATGCGAGTAGGACTTCGAATGGACACCAGTCTCGGGGTTTTATTCCTGGTGCCTGTGTTTGGCCTGTTTGCTGTTCTCACTGTGTCCATCCTCCTGGTAATGGAGGGTCTGTCTGCATTCCTTCATGCCCTCCGTCTGCACTG GGTGGAGTTTCAGAATAAATTCTACAGTGGGACTGGAGTCAA